The DNA sequence AAAGCCCTTCTATTTTACCGGTAAGATTGAAGCGAGGGTATGGAAGAGAAGAATCTACCTAATCGATTAGATATTCTCTATCCATGAGAAATTGCGCCTGGTAATCTTCAAGGGCAAAATCACCGGCACATTCCGAGAATGTATGAATTTTTTTAAAGGCGAGCTGGGTTGACGAGCAGCCGTGCCAACATGATTTTCCCGGCATCGGTACGATAAAACGGATATTGTGGTTGATTACATTCTTTCGCCGGGAAGTGTTTGATTCGGTACCATGTATTTTTTTTATCTTCTTTGTCATAGCTCAACCTGAATGTTCTCGATTTATATTTATTGTCCATCCTGTATAAATTTCTATCAATGTTTTGTGTGGATGTAAATGGGTAGGAATACCTCGGCCAGATTAGGTATAATTACCTATGTGTTGCCTATATCTGTATTAAATACAGTTATATGCCAAGTTCGAATAACATTTATGTGGAGTTGAAAAAAAATAAATTAAATCCAATAAATTCATCACGGAATGATCTCATGATGGGAAAACGAGAGGATGTCACCCAAAGAAGTTGCTCTTTCCTGAATTGCGATAGGAAATTTGGTGGTGTTTTTTTTATGAGATTATCATAATGAGGCGGCTGAGGGGGAACGCATTTCGTACTCGATTCTGGGATACTGTTGATTCTTGAAAACCGTGCCATTGACTGAAAAAACACGACGCAGGAGATCCGCCGTGAGAACTGTCTTTACCGGCCCCTTTTCGTGAACCGTACCATTCTTCAAAACGATAAGCTCATCGCAGAAGGCGGCTGCCAGGTTCAAATCATGAACAGCTGCTATCACGGTTGTTCCGGACTCATTCACTTTTTTCCGCAGTACCCGCATTATTTCTATGGTGTGTTCTATATCAAGATTCGATGTTGCTTCATCAAGCATGATTGTTGTCGTCTCTTGCGCCAGAGCCCGTGCTACTATAACCCGCTGTTTTTCCCCACCTGACAGATGAGTGACCGGACGTTCCCTGAGATGTTCGATATCGAGAAGTCTAAGGACCGAATGAACCATGCTAAGGTCGTGTTCCGAGGGTGACGAAAACCTGGGAATATGCGGATGCCTGCCCATCATGACAATGTCGTAAACCGTGAAGTCAAAGCCAATGGCTATATGCTGCGGCACAAGAGCCAGATGTCTGGCCAGTTCTTTTCTTTTGTAACTCTGCAGCGGCTGCGTTTTGTATTCTATCATTCCGGAGAGCAGTGACCGAGTCCCCATGAGTAGATCGATCAAAGTACTCTTGCCGCTTCCGTTAGGGCCGATAAGCCCGTAAAATTGGCCTTGCCCGAGGGTGAAGGAGAGGTTGTCGAAGAAAATATTCTTTCCGTAGTTGAAAACCCCCTCGCTGATTTTGAAAAGATGGTCGTCCTTCATGTCATTGCGCCCCGAGCTGCTTTCTACGAAAGATATAACAGAAAAAAGGCCCGCCGATAAGTGACGTGATTACGCCTATGGGCAATTCCGACGGCAATACCGCCCTGGTGAGGGTATCGGCGAAAAGGAGGAGCATCGCCCCGGCGAAGAAGCAGGCGGGGAGCAGCACCCTGTTGTCGGCACCCAATATCAGCCTTAGCAGATGAGGGATGATAAGACCGACAAAACCAATGATGCCGGAAATGGAAACACATGCCGCGGTAATAAGCGAAGCACTGACGAGAAGAATTTTGCGAACATTGGCTGTTTCTATGCCCAGGGTATCCGACGTTTTTTCGCCAAGCGACATGATGTTGAGATCGCGGGAGAAAAACATAATGATACCGAAAGAGGGCAGGAAAAGAAGAGAGACCAGCAGAACATCCGTCCATGACTTGCCGACCAGACTGCCCATCAGCCAGAAAATTATAATACTGACGTCCTCATCGGCCAGATATTTAATGAATCCAATGCCTGCTGAAAGGATGGCGGAAATAATGACCCCTGAAAGAATAAGTGTGTTGGAAGAGAGGCGATTATCTGCGGAGGCAAGATAAAAGACGGCATAAAGTGTTGCTATGGCGCCCAAAAAGGCAAACAACGGCACGGAAAACCAGAAGGGCAGCACCAGGCCAAAAATATTAAGTATCAGGGCAATTGCAGCACCGAAGGCCGCACCGGAAGAAATGCCGAGGGTATATGGGTCGGCCAGGGGATTGAGCAATATAGCCTGAAACACACAACCTGAAACGGCCAGCCCTCCACCAACTAAAACAGCGGCAAGAATGCGCGGCAGCCGTACGTCCCAAACGACGAAGGGAAAAACCTCATCTATCGCTGCCGGAATGTCCTTCAGAAAAACATGACTGAAAATGATCTGTATCACTTCCATCGGCGATATCTGCAGGTAGCCCATACCCGTCGCCAGGATGATGCCGCATAGCAAGATAACAAAGAGGAAGAGGTTGATATATATAGACTGTTTCTTTATCAAAACTTTGCTGATGTCTCCAGCGCTGTAGAACATACAAGGGCTGCAGCTAATCTCCTATTGCTGTTTTTAATAGTAGTTGATCATACAGTGAGCATATATCCCTTTAGGATCATTAAACAGCAATAAGTCGCGGCTTGCTTTTGAATATAGCTGCAACTTCTCAAAGATTCTGGCTGATGTTTTCCCGTTTGAGAAAAAAGCCAGGATCTTTACATGCAACTGCTGCAACAGAATCTCGGAAATTGAAGGGCGGCCCTTGATATATCGGGTTGAGTACTTCTCCAGATTAGCCAGTGAGGCAGCAGATCGTATTGCCTCATCAAGACTGCCGAGTTTGTCGACAAGGCCCAACTTTTTTGCTGTTGCCCCGTCAAAAACCCGTCCCTGGGCAATAAGATCAAGTTTGTCTCTTTCAATATTGCGGCCGCTGGAGACAATTTCGAGAAATCTTCGATAGCCATGCTCGATGGTGAGTTGAACGGCATCCTGGAGTTCTTGAGAAAGTGGCTGGGTGAGATTCAGACCGGAGGACAGTTTAGAGGTTCCGATGCCGTCGCTGTATATACCTAAACCGGCCAACGAATCTTCAAACGTCGGGATTGCCCCGAAAATGCCGATCGAACCGGTCAGAGTAGTAGGATAGGCCCATATCTCATCAGCATCGGCGGCTATCCAGTAGCCGCCCGAAGCTGCCATGCCTCCCATGGAAACCACATACGGTTTGCCGCTTTTTTTCAGCTCCAGCAGTTCATGGCGAATTATCTCGGAAGCTATAACGGAACCGCCTCCTGAGTTGATTCGCAAAACAATGGCCTTTATGGAATCATCATTGCGGGCATTATAGAGCAAATTAACCAGAGATTCGCTGCCGATGGTGCCGGGCGGCTGTTCGCCTGTCAAGATATTGCCCTGAGCAACTATAATTCCAACTGAATCAATGGTCGAACCATCATTTCCGTATGATCTTGGTATCTTTTTTAAATACTCTTTGAAGGCGACATGCCTAAAGCCTTTTTCTGCTGAAGGACCGGTAATATCAGCAAGATATGATCGAAGTTCCTGTCGGGTCATTAACTCATCCACCAGATTTGCCTGAAAGGCAAGCCGGGCAGTATCTCCGTCTGACTGTTTCAGGAGTGATGATACCTGGTTGGTGTAGAGCTCGATAGTATCATAAGAGATATCTCTTCTACTGGTGATATCTTTCCTGAACTCCTGCCACAGATTATTGAGCCACACGGAGTTTTGCCTTTTGGCCTCATCGGACATGGAATTTCGGGTAATCGGTTCCACCGCCGACTTGTAAGTTCCGACACGAAATACGTGATAGTTGATCTTAAGCTTTTGCAGGGCGTCCTTGAAATAGAGTTGGTAGGCGCCAAGCCCATGGAGATCAACAAGGCCTATCGGATTGAGAAAGACCCTGTCCGCATAACTTGCCAGCAGATATTTATCTTGAGTATAAAAATCTTCTGCGGCAATGACCGGTTTTCCACTGGTTTTAAAGTTGATCAAGGCCTTGCCTACATCACGGATCTGGCTTATTGAACTTACTCCCATATCGCTCAAGTCAAGCACGATGGAATTGATACGCTCATCCTCTTCAGCGGCATGGATCGCATCGAGTATATCCTGGAGTAAAGTCTCTTCCGGTAATTGTGAAAATCCCAAAAGATCATTAAAAAGCTCGCTTAGAGGGTCTATTATCTGTTTTTCATCGACGATATTGCCTGATATAGTAAGGAGCAAGGCGTTGTTGCTGCCGATTGAGGTATCCTCTTTACTGAAAAATGCCAGGCCGACAACGACGATAATAAATAAAAATATGATGTTGAAGATGATATTCCGGAATATCGTTACGGCCTTGCCACCATATTTAAGTATAGTGAAAACTGATGAGATGAGATCTTTCATAAATGTCTTTTGGCTTTATGTTGGCTGCGTTAAGGAATGTATGTGCGATGGAATTTATCAAATGTACTTTAACCATTTAACAATAGAAATCATTTTGTTTCCATCATGAAATCATATGGCCGCTATTTCTGGAATCCTTGGTGCTCAAATACCCGATATTTTTTTTCAAAGGGAAGCAGAAGTTGTACAGGCTTTCTCAGGTTTCTATCTGAGAGTTTGGAGACGGTGATACCGAGCAATCTGATTTTTTTACGGCCTATCTCCGTTGTTTGTTTCAATCTGTTGACCTCAGAGAAGATTTCCTGTGCGGTCAATACAGGTGAAGAGAGGGTCGATGATCGTGTAATTGTAATGAAATCGTGGTATCTTACCTTTAATGTAATGGTTGTGCCGCAGCATTCTTTGCGTAGCAGCGCCTGTTCCAGTTTTTCGGCAAGATAATATAAAATGTCGGAAATTTCTTTGGTGTCGGAGGTATCCTGGTCCAGGGTGGTTTCGCTGCCGATCGATTTTCTCTCTCTGGTTGACGTGACGGTTCTATCATCCCTGCCCCTGACAATGTCAAAGAAAAATGCTCCGCTTTTGCCAAAGTGCAAAAGGAGATCGGCCTTGCTGAATTGGCGAAGATCTCTACCGAACCGGATGCCGAGATTAGCCATTTTCTTTTCTGTGACCTTGCCGACCCCATGAAATTTTCCCACCGCCAGGGTGTCGAGGAAGGAGACGGCTTCATCAGGTAAAATAACATGAAGGCCGTTTGGTTTATCAAGATCCGAGGCGATTTTTGCCAGAAACTTATTATAAGATACGCCGGCGGATGCTGTAAGACCGGTAGCACTAAAAATCCGTCCTCGGATTATTTCAGCAAGTCTGGTGGCAGATGGGTTTTTTAATTTATTGACGGTGACATCCAGATAAGCTTCATCCAGGGATAACGGTTCTATCATTTCTGTAAACTGGGAGAAAATGGACATCACTTCATCGGAGATCTCTTTATAGCGCTTTATTCGCGGGGGAGTAAAGATTGCCTGAGGGCAGAGTCGTACGGCTTTAGAGGAGGGCATCGCCGAATGAATCCCGAACTGCCGCGCCTCGTAGGAACAAGCTGCAACAACTCCGCGCTTCAGAGGATTGCCACCGACTATGACGGGTTTGCCTCTGAGGCTGGGATTATCCAGCTGTTCCACCGAGGCAAAAAAGGCGTCCATGTCAATATGTATGATTTTACGCAGCGGATTCATAACGTGAGTTGCGGCATCCATAAAATATCGCCGGAGTTATCTGATGTTCAGATCCAAAACGATGACGGTGATTACCAGGTCTTTACAAATACACGCATGTATTTTAATAGATGGAAAAATCCATGGATTATGCTATGACATCCCATAAACATATGCAGCTTAATACGACACACTGTGAGAGCGAAATATTATCTAATTGCATAATACAAAATGTCGTTCATCCTTGCTAACGAAATAGAGAAGAAAAGGCTTTAGTCATGAAGAAGAGAGAAATTATCAGGGAGAGCACTTTGTTCAGTGGTCTGCAGGACCGGCAACTTGCTGATATCGTGGATATCAGCTATGAGAAATCCTTCGGTAAGGGAGAAAATATATTTTTCGAAGGGGATGAAGGCAACGGATTTTATCTGATAGCTTCCGGGAAGATAAAGATTTACAAGATGTCACCCGCGGGAAAAGAACATATTCTTCATATTTTCGGCCCCGGTGAGCCCATTGGCGAAGTACCTGTTTTTCACGGGCATCCTTTTCCTGCTTCCGCTGAGTGTCTGGTGAAAAGCAAAGTACTCTTTTTCCCAAGAGATAAATTTTTCGAACTGGTCAATCGAAATCCATCGATTGCCGTGAGTATGCTGGCCGTTCTTTCCATGCGTTTGAGGCAATTTACCAGCCAGATCGAGAACCTGTCGCTGAAAGAAGTTCCGGCCCGTTTGGCGGGATATCTTTTGTATTTACAGGAAGAGCAGGGTGGGCGCCAGGTTGTTGAACTGGAAATTTCCAAAGGCCAGCTTGCCAGTCTTTTGGGGACCATTCCCGAGACGCTTTCCAGGATCTTTGCCAAGATGAGCGAAGAGGGGCTGATTGAGGTTGAAGGCCGCCGCATAACGATCAAGGATGCGGAAGCTCTGGCCTTTCGCTGATTTTAATAGAGCAGGCGGGTCATCAATGAATGACGAGGTTCATCAATGGGATCGACCAACTCGTGCTGTCTGGGCTGTAAACCGAACATCGCCTGCATATTCTTATCCAGGACCAGTTTATAATCAACTGAAGAAACAATGTTTGCATTGACCGGATCTACCAGCCTGGCAGACAAATAGATGGTTTTGTCGGCCAAAGAATAGGTACCTACGGAGATAGCTTGAGCTGTCTGGCTTTGCCGGATATCCTGAAGGTTCCTCGAGAGCATTTTCTCACCGCTTAAGGGCTCAACCTGCAGTTCATTGCGAAATTTGACTTCCCGGACGGTGTATCCCATCTGCACGAAACGTGAGGTCAGGTGTTCCTGAAGAACCCTGCTGAAGTGAGAGGTCTGGCCAAGATCGTTATTATTGACAAAAGTAGTTGTCAGAATCGGCTGCTCGGGGTGACGGGGTTGGAGGGGAGGGAACGCCTGCTTTTCCAGATCTTCCGCGATCTTATAGGCAACATGGATAAGATTTTGCTCGGAGCTGAATAATCCTGCTACTCTGTTTTCGTTCAACTTTGCGCAGCCACTTGCAAAAAAAAGCAGGGCAATCAGCATAAAGCAATACTTCTGCGAGGCGGATCTGGATAGTCGCAATCCCTGCCAGCTGAATCGAATGTCCGTTTTCATTAGTTTCTTCTCCATATGCCGGACTCGCCTGTACTGGTCAGCTGAATTTCTTTGGATGATCTTCCGCCTTTGTAGTGATGAGAATCAGCACTGTTGATGTAGTAGATGTCTGATGAGCGGAAAAGGTACTTGTTCCGGAAAATCATCGAGGTGGTGATGATTGCCTCCAGATTTGTGGTTTTGGCATAGGTTGTGTTACCATAATCGATGCCTGCAGCAAGAGAAATAGCCATAATTTCCGCCGGCGCATTACGCAGCACCGAAACTGCCGTCGTGAGTGCGGTGAGGAGCCCGGGCCGCACTGTTCGGATACGTCCGGCTTGATGGTAGACCACCTGGACCTTGTAGTCCACCCTAATTGCCTCACCGTCGGCAACGGCACTTGTGGGTATGCCGAATCCTACCAGCTCGGTGATGAGCAAATCCCTGAATCCTTCGTTGAAATCTGTTGTTGTGTTCTCGGCACACGGTTCGGCTTCGCTGCCGCAGGTCTCTTTTACAAACACGGCGGTATCGAGAAAATCGCTCCTGATCAGCTCGTTATTGATTTTGTTGGCAAGGTCCCGGGAGAGAACATTCCAGTGATGAACGGCCTGCATTTTTTCCTGGGTGGAATATTGGTATCCGATCGGCTCCGGGATTCGGCTGCACGATGATAGCAGAAATATGATGGCAAAAGAAAATAAAAGGTACTGCATAGATGCCCCCTCAAAAGTGATATGATACGATTGTATCGGATGGCTGGTGAGAAAATATAGATAAAAATGGATCTTAGAGTGTGTTTTGCAACAAAAGCGGTAAATGGCCGTTTGATCAAAATTCATAAAAGAATTACATTGATCTGTATGAAAAATTTTGATTTTTTTCTTTTTACAAAAACGTGATATCTTATGTCTATTGATCTTCATATTCATTCCCTGTTTTCCGACGGCACCTACACCCCGACGGAAATAGCACATCTTGCTCATAAACGCGGCTTAACGGCTATAGCGCTAACTGACCATGACACCCTGGCTGGAATTGCTGAGTTAATAACCGCCGTTGAACCTTTTGATATAGAGGCGATACCGGGTATCGAACTGAGTGTTGTTCATGGGGAAAACCATTTTCATCTCCTGGGGTATTTTGTTGATCACCTTGATATGGAACTTCACAGAAAAATAGATGTCCTGCAGAAAGCCCGCAACCTGAGAAATGAAAGAATCGTGGCCAAGCTTAAGGGCTTTGGTATTGAAATAACTATGGATGAGATCAATTCTGTTTCCCCAATAGGTCAGACAGGAAGACCGCATATCGCCGAAATATTATGCCGCAAGGGAGTAGTCAAAGATCTCAATACGGCGTTCAGCAGATATCTGAAAAAAGGTGCCGGAGCCTATGTCTCCCGCTTTGTGTATAGTGCGGCTGAGGCCATTGAAATGATAAAAAACAGCGGCGGGGTGGCCGTTCTTGCCCATCCTGTTCAGGATCGACAGTCTTTCCAGCATCTCTCCGGAACTATAGACGAGTTAGCGGAACTGGGACTCGATGGTCTGGAGGTGTATTATCCCAGTCATTCTTTTACTGTTCGCAAAAAATTGAAAGAAATTGCCAAAAGACGTGATATGATAATAAGCGGTGGAAGTGATTATCATGGCCGGATACGACCGGGGACGGACCTGGCGGGTGGAGTAAATGTGTTCGTACCCCCTGAGATACTGGAGCATATGAAAACGAAACGCGCTGTGCCTGGCACTAAATAGACAGCTGCATAAGAAGGTGACCACATTAAATACTTAAACCAGACAATGCCATGTATTCAATCCTAGTCGTTGACGATGAACCGAATTATCTGATTGTGCTCTCGGAATTACTACGTGATGAGGGTTTCGAAGTATATACAGCGCCGGGTGGCAACGAAGGTCTCGAAGTTGTCAGGGAAGTCGATCTTGATCTGGTCATCACCGATATGCAGATGCCGGAAATGGATGGCCTGCAGCTTCTCCAGGAGATAAGAAAGGCCAATGGAGAGTTGCCGGTTATCATCATTACCGCCTATGCTGAAGTTGAAAAGGCGGTCGCGGCCATGCAGGCCGGCGCTTTCAGCTACCTGGCCAAACCGTTTTCCAATGATGAGCTTGTCGTAAATATTAACAAAGCCGCCCAGCACTACTCTCTGCTGCGTGAAAATACCAGGCTGCGCAAGGAGATCAGAAAAACCAATAACTTTGGCGGGATGGTCGGTAAAAACAGCAAGATGGTCGAGGTCTATGAACTTATTGAAAAGGTCGCCCCGACCCCCGCTTCGGTCCTCGTTTCAGGTGAGAGCGGTACCGGTAAGGAGCTGGTCGCTAAAGCGATTCACATTAACTCTCCCAGAGAGTCGCAGCCTTTTATTACCGTCAACTGCGCCGCACTGTCGGATAATCTTCTCGAAAGTGAGCTTTTCGGTCACGAGAAAGGAGCCTTCACAGGTGCCGTGGGTATGCGCAAGGGCAGATTTGAGCTGGCCGACACGGGAACCATTTTTCTAGACGAAGTCGGAGAGATTCCGCTTGCTCTGCAGTCCAAGCTCTTACGGGTCATTCAGGAAAAATCCTTTGAACGGGTTGGTGGAACCAAGACATTATCCGTTGACGTTCGTATTATCAGCGCCTCAAACAGGGATCTTCGAGAAGAGGTGGCGCTGGGCAATTTCAGAGAGGATCTGTTCTATCGCTTGAACGTCATTCATGTCTCGCTTCCGCCGCTGCGTGAAAGAATGGATGATATGCCTCTGCTGGTTGATTTTTTTATCCAGAAATTTGCCGGGCAGCTTGGCAAGGAAGATCTGCGCATCTCACCTGACGCTCTGCGCCTGCTTTTGACCTTACCGTGGGAAGGCAATGTCCGTGAGTTGGAGAATACCATAGAGAGAGCGGCGATACTTTGCGATGGCAATGAGATTCAGGCAGATGATGTGCAGCCGGAATCAATCAGCGTCAAGGCGCATGACAAGTGGAGTGAAGGGGTGGATTTTTTTCAATACATTCCTGACGAAATTGCTCTTAACGATGTGCTTTATACGGTAGAAGAAAACATGTTGAATCGTGCTCTTGATGAAACAGGATTCGTCCAGGCCCGCGCTGCCGAAAAACTCGGCATCACCAAAAGTCTTCTCCAGTACAAGATGAAAAAATACGGAATAAAGAAGAAATAATCGAACCAGTTTTCGTTGCTATCTTCTGGTATCGGGGCTGCCCCAATGCAGCTTATTGCGCAGGATTGAAAAATAATCCCGATGCGGCGGAACGATGAGTTGTAGCGGGTGCTCCGCAGTTTTGATTATCAATCGTTCCTTTTTCCGAACCGTGCCGCTAGGTCTGCCATCAACGATTACATTGGCATTTTCGTTGAAATTACTTTCCTCTATCGAGGTCGCAATTGTTATCTCCGAGGGTAGTAGAATGGGCCTGCTTCCCAGCATGAACGGACATATCGGGGTTACCAGTATGGATGCCAGACCGGGATAGACAAGAGGTCCGCCCGCTGATAAATTGTAAGCAGTGGAACCCGTCGGAGTGGAAAAAATGAGACCATCGGCTTTGTAGGTGGTTATCAGTTCCTCATTAGCCGTGGTGGAGAGTTCCAATATCCTGTCGTAGGAGT is a window from the Desulfopila inferna genome containing:
- a CDS encoding PHP domain-containing protein; this translates as MSIDLHIHSLFSDGTYTPTEIAHLAHKRGLTAIALTDHDTLAGIAELITAVEPFDIEAIPGIELSVVHGENHFHLLGYFVDHLDMELHRKIDVLQKARNLRNERIVAKLKGFGIEITMDEINSVSPIGQTGRPHIAEILCRKGVVKDLNTAFSRYLKKGAGAYVSRFVYSAAEAIEMIKNSGGVAVLAHPVQDRQSFQHLSGTIDELAELGLDGLEVYYPSHSFTVRKKLKEIAKRRDMIISGGSDYHGRIRPGTDLAGGVNVFVPPEILEHMKTKRAVPGTK
- a CDS encoding FecCD family ABC transporter permease codes for the protein MFYSAGDISKVLIKKQSIYINLFLFVILLCGIILATGMGYLQISPMEVIQIIFSHVFLKDIPAAIDEVFPFVVWDVRLPRILAAVLVGGGLAVSGCVFQAILLNPLADPYTLGISSGAAFGAAIALILNIFGLVLPFWFSVPLFAFLGAIATLYAVFYLASADNRLSSNTLILSGVIISAILSAGIGFIKYLADEDVSIIIFWLMGSLVGKSWTDVLLVSLLFLPSFGIIMFFSRDLNIMSLGEKTSDTLGIETANVRKILLVSASLITAACVSISGIIGFVGLIIPHLLRLILGADNRVLLPACFFAGAMLLLFADTLTRAVLPSELPIGVITSLIGGPFFCYIFRRKQLGAQ
- a CDS encoding ABC transporter ATP-binding protein, producing MKDDHLFKISEGVFNYGKNIFFDNLSFTLGQGQFYGLIGPNGSGKSTLIDLLMGTRSLLSGMIEYKTQPLQSYKRKELARHLALVPQHIAIGFDFTVYDIVMMGRHPHIPRFSSPSEHDLSMVHSVLRLLDIEHLRERPVTHLSGGEKQRVIVARALAQETTTIMLDEATSNLDIEHTIEIMRVLRKKVNESGTTVIAAVHDLNLAAAFCDELIVLKNGTVHEKGPVKTVLTADLLRRVFSVNGTVFKNQQYPRIEYEMRSPSAASL
- a CDS encoding FlgO family outer membrane protein, with translation MKTDIRFSWQGLRLSRSASQKYCFMLIALLFFASGCAKLNENRVAGLFSSEQNLIHVAYKIAEDLEKQAFPPLQPRHPEQPILTTTFVNNNDLGQTSHFSRVLQEHLTSRFVQMGYTVREVKFRNELQVEPLSGEKMLSRNLQDIRQSQTAQAISVGTYSLADKTIYLSARLVDPVNANIVSSVDYKLVLDKNMQAMFGLQPRQHELVDPIDEPRHSLMTRLLY
- a CDS encoding sigma-54-dependent transcriptional regulator, with the protein product MYSILVVDDEPNYLIVLSELLRDEGFEVYTAPGGNEGLEVVREVDLDLVITDMQMPEMDGLQLLQEIRKANGELPVIIITAYAEVEKAVAAMQAGAFSYLAKPFSNDELVVNINKAAQHYSLLRENTRLRKEIRKTNNFGGMVGKNSKMVEVYELIEKVAPTPASVLVSGESGTGKELVAKAIHINSPRESQPFITVNCAALSDNLLESELFGHEKGAFTGAVGMRKGRFELADTGTIFLDEVGEIPLALQSKLLRVIQEKSFERVGGTKTLSVDVRIISASNRDLREEVALGNFREDLFYRLNVIHVSLPPLRERMDDMPLLVDFFIQKFAGQLGKEDLRISPDALRLLLTLPWEGNVRELENTIERAAILCDGNEIQADDVQPESISVKAHDKWSEGVDFFQYIPDEIALNDVLYTVEENMLNRALDETGFVQARAAEKLGITKSLLQYKMKKYGIKKK
- the sppA gene encoding signal peptide peptidase SppA — encoded protein: MKDLISSVFTILKYGGKAVTIFRNIIFNIIFLFIIVVVGLAFFSKEDTSIGSNNALLLTISGNIVDEKQIIDPLSELFNDLLGFSQLPEETLLQDILDAIHAAEEDERINSIVLDLSDMGVSSISQIRDVGKALINFKTSGKPVIAAEDFYTQDKYLLASYADRVFLNPIGLVDLHGLGAYQLYFKDALQKLKINYHVFRVGTYKSAVEPITRNSMSDEAKRQNSVWLNNLWQEFRKDITSRRDISYDTIELYTNQVSSLLKQSDGDTARLAFQANLVDELMTRQELRSYLADITGPSAEKGFRHVAFKEYLKKIPRSYGNDGSTIDSVGIIVAQGNILTGEQPPGTIGSESLVNLLYNARNDDSIKAIVLRINSGGGSVIASEIIRHELLELKKSGKPYVVSMGGMAASGGYWIAADADEIWAYPTTLTGSIGIFGAIPTFEDSLAGLGIYSDGIGTSKLSSGLNLTQPLSQELQDAVQLTIEHGYRRFLEIVSSGRNIERDKLDLIAQGRVFDGATAKKLGLVDKLGSLDEAIRSAASLANLEKYSTRYIKGRPSISEILLQQLHVKILAFFSNGKTSARIFEKLQLYSKASRDLLLFNDPKGIYAHCMINYY
- the dinB gene encoding DNA polymerase IV, with amino-acid sequence MDAATHVMNPLRKIIHIDMDAFFASVEQLDNPSLRGKPVIVGGNPLKRGVVAACSYEARQFGIHSAMPSSKAVRLCPQAIFTPPRIKRYKEISDEVMSIFSQFTEMIEPLSLDEAYLDVTVNKLKNPSATRLAEIIRGRIFSATGLTASAGVSYNKFLAKIASDLDKPNGLHVILPDEAVSFLDTLAVGKFHGVGKVTEKKMANLGIRFGRDLRQFSKADLLLHFGKSGAFFFDIVRGRDDRTVTSTRERKSIGSETTLDQDTSDTKEISDILYYLAEKLEQALLRKECCGTTITLKVRYHDFITITRSSTLSSPVLTAQEIFSEVNRLKQTTEIGRKKIRLLGITVSKLSDRNLRKPVQLLLPFEKKYRVFEHQGFQK
- a CDS encoding Crp/Fnr family transcriptional regulator — protein: MKKREIIRESTLFSGLQDRQLADIVDISYEKSFGKGENIFFEGDEGNGFYLIASGKIKIYKMSPAGKEHILHIFGPGEPIGEVPVFHGHPFPASAECLVKSKVLFFPRDKFFELVNRNPSIAVSMLAVLSMRLRQFTSQIENLSLKEVPARLAGYLLYLQEEQGGRQVVELEISKGQLASLLGTIPETLSRIFAKMSEEGLIEVEGRRITIKDAEALAFR